The segment tatatatatagttgtgataatatctttatatatatttatacataaaattttttttatgatcatcataaaaatgatatatgtatacttttatattattcttatgtAGACCCACATAATTCCCAAATGAATGTTCTctatatttgttaaatagatttctttaattttttcatagttgacaatttttttaaaaatgggtggttgttttttttcatcaaacAATGTATCAGGTAATGTTGTTAATTCATATAGATAagcttcatttatattttttttataattttctatatcactacaattatttttaatatagaaatatggatttgaattttcattttttggtATTTcgttttctttatttatggATGGTCGATAAAATGTCAAGTTATCATTgggatgtatatatatatcttttttgtgCACTTTTTTAAGAGATGATAAAATaatgttattaaaatatttaatatttattaaattcttGATTACACAATTTTGTAGTTCTGGAATATTACATATAGgattattcattatatttaaaaattttaatttatccaaacattttaaataaataatatcttccatatgttttatataattattacttaatattaatatttgtaaCTTTTTGTTATTACTTAAATTTTCTATTCTTTCTATTTCGTTATTATGTAAATTAAGTTCTCTTAAGttatgtaaattatttaagttttttattttttttattttattatttgatgcacttaatatttttaaatttattaattcttcTAAATTTTCAAGGTCTTCTATAAAATTGTTATTCAAATGTAGTTCCTCTAAATCTGAACGGAGGCGATGTGTGTAGTAAATTTGGGAGATATAGGATTtaacaaaatgataatatatataaataaataaataaataaataaatatatatatatatatatatatatgtaaaaacatatatacatatttttttatttattacttttGAATAGGTTCATATTTTGTATGAGGACAATATCCCTATTTTCTAGGGATAACACTTTAGCGTAATAAAAATCTTTAATAATATCTTCTCTTTTTAAATTACATGATTTATTTATCCCTTCAattaatatttcttcatttataatattcgttcttattcttttataatcatattgtggtattatatcattaaataaaGTATTTTCTTTCTTATCATTATGAACACTttcaatatttaatttttcctcATCATTCTGCTCTTTAATATCTCCTTTTTCGTTACtcatttttatgtgtatattattacatttacATCTTTAACCTGAGCGTATAATGTTTAATATGgctatatataatgatgttTTCGCAATCATACAcgttgtaaatatattatatgtataaatatatacatatatatatatatataatatatatatatgttcttatataatatcttatGTTTATATAGTAACATGAAAGGAGTTATTATGTAGAtcgtataaataaataattttgattcttttttttttttttttttttacaaaagagagaaaaagaaaagacaATATCTTTTAATGTtctttacaaaaatataaaaatgtgcaAAATGGTTATGCGAAGATTTAATTTGTGAAAATTTAATTTGTGAAGATTTATTTTGTGAAGATTTATTTTGTGAAGATTTAATTTGTGAAGATTTATTTTGTGAAGATTTATTTTGTGAAGATTTATTTTGTGAAGATTTATTTTGTGAAGATTTATTTTGTGAAGATTTATTTTGTGAAGATTTATTTTGTGAAGATTTATTTTGTGaagatttattttatgtctccaagaaaaaaaaaaaaaaaaaaacacaatatatatatgtatggtTATTACtatgtagatatatatatatatatatatatatatatatatatatatgtatacttttattttaaaggagtatacttatatattaactatttataataaatgtgcGTGATGAGGAAGAAGAATAATTGATTCGtgtctttttatatttattgtacataaaaaataaaacatttatatttttacacatatatcatttaaatgTAACATTATTGACTTGTTATATTTCATAAgagaatttttatttaaaaaaaaaaagaaaaagtaaaagGATAAAAgaaaggataaaaaaaaggataaaagAAAGGATAATACGAATGATGTAATTTAttcaatatttatatcttaaaagataaataggaaaatggaaatattttcagatgcaaaaaaaaaaaaaaaaaaaaatatgaaattaaaaatctAATTGTAAACAAATATTCTATTATTTAAAAGGAGAATGTTCAACTTTGTTATTTGCGTCCTTCTTCTTttgatttttctttttacttCTTGGGTGTGAATCGGAAAgattgaaaataaaatattttattaaagatatatataaaagtatgaaacatatatatatcatataatatatattatacatataataattcaaacGAAAAAATAATCAATTCTATATTCCCCCTTTTGGAACAAGATTCCTATTtgaaaaaattctttttatataattttttttgtactttccaataacatttttttttttttttttcatttaattatgatactggattatatataattcaataaTAAAACTTGCATGTTCAAAAATTTAACACTAaaggtaatatatatatatatatatatatatgtggggattattatatttcaaatatgttcaatatattatcataatttccCTGGTTTTGACCTTCTaactaatattattacatatatatagagagatatttttttttttttttttttttttttttaacctcATAATAACATATTGTAACTTTTATCAGGTTATATAAGAACAAATATGattcaaataaatttttgtttttaaaaaaaaaaaaaaaaaattgtaaaaaaattttaattttacctTTTCAATATATTCACTTTGAaccattttctttttttttttcttttttttctttttcctcaTGCATCATGTGATTGTaacacttttttttaatttcaataCAATTTGAATTCTTTTGAATAATggtaaaatgtttttataaataacttAATATTTGtctcttcatatatatatatatatatatatatattatatatattacatatttttcttttcacaCATGGAAAAAAAAGGTTTTTATTCATTACATTATTTcccttttattaaaattcacacacataaatttttataaaatataactttgatcaaaaaaaaaaatatacatatatatataatatatatatataatgtttctttctttcttcctttctttcttttttttttttttttttttttttgtccttAAATTGACTTTTAACAATTGCACTTTTTTGATTTAAAATTAAGTACAACTAAATGACCATTggaaacaaaataaaaaaaagaaaaaaaaaaaaaaacacatttatgtatatgttatattttaattacatGTATGTTtattactaaaaaaaaatatcatatatataatatatataaacatgtaCAAAtcaaaaacaaaagaaagtaaacatttatatttgttgatttcaactttttcttttatggtcatttaaaatatatacttattcatttgaacattttttttttttttttttttataaagggAAATTGTGTAAATTCATATTCGATAAAGtgcattaattttatttatcaaTTGTAAACATAGTATTAGATTTACTCTTCATTTTTCGTTTTATGAAattctaatattttttttgtattaaaaatataaaatatatattagtgcactaaaggaaaaaaaataaataaacaataaacatataatatgtaatatatatatatatatatatgtaaatatataaatgatcaCTTGTAAATGTTaattgtaattatatatatatatatatattttacttatGTGTGTAAAAgtgtttttgttttgttttgttttgttttttacatgtaatatacacatatgtataatattatatacatatatatatatatatttttattttacaatccgttaaactttttatttcaatttttgtgttttttttctcttttgaATTAGAacctttttataataatattcataattttttttttttttttttttttttttttaaataaaaatatatatagtaacacatttttttttttttaaacttacatttatacatatgtgatatatatatataatattcattttattaagttgtgtaattatatatatttcattaacaagaaaaaaaaaaaaaagaattttttttgaaatataaaatttttttttttttttttttcttttttatagtaagaatttaatatatatatatatatatatatatataattttttttcacaaaaaacaaaaaaaaaacaaaaagggttgtatatatacttataatatatatatatatacatatgtgtaaGGAAAATTatgtgaataatattaaaattatagttatgatgtaataaataatttttattataaaaataaggcTAATGTAAAATgcaaaaataaatgtatacatatttttgctaagtcatatttttaaattattaacttattttattattattatttttatttatatatattatttattagcTTTAATTCAATAATGAAGatcatattctttttatgttcatttcttttttttattataaatacacaATGTGTAACACATGAAAGTTATCAAGAACTTGTCAAAAAACTAGAAGCTTTAGAAGATGCAGTATTGACAGGTTATAGTTTATttcaaaaggaaaaaatggtattaaatgaagaagaaattaCTACAAAAGGTGCAAGTGCTCAAAGTGGTGCAAGTGCTCAAAGTGGTGCAAGTGCTCAAAGTGGTGCAAGTGCTCAAAGTGGTGCAAGTGCTCAAAGTGGTGCAAGTGCTCAAAGTGGTACAAGTGGTCCAAGTGGTCCAAGTGGTACAAGTCCATCATCTCGTTCAAACACTTTACCTCGTTCAAATACTTCATCTGGTGCAAGCCCTCCAGCTGATGCAAGCGATTCAGATGCTAAATCTTACGCTGATTTAAAACACAGAGTACGAAATTACTTGTTCACTATTAAAGAACTCAAATATCCCGAACTCTTTGATTTAACCAATCATATGTTAACTTTGTGTGATAATATTCATGGTTTCAAATATTTAATTGATGGATATGAAGAAAttaatgaattattatataaattaaacttttattttgatttattaagAGCAAAATTAAATGATGTATGTGCTAATGATTATTGTCAAATACCTTTCAATCTTAAAATTCGTGCAAATGAATTAGACGTACTTAAAAAACTTGTGTTCGGATATAGAAAACCATTAGACAATATTAAAGATAATGTAGGAAAAATGGAAGattacattaaaaaaaataaaacaaccatagcaaatataaatgaattaatTGAAGGAAGTAAGAAAACAATTGATCAAAATAAGAATGCAGATAATGAagaagggaaaaaaaaattataccaAGCTCAATATGATCTTTCTATTTACAATAAACAATTAGAAGAAGCACATAATTTAATAAGCGTTTTAGAAAAACGTATTGacactttaaaaaaaaatgaaaacataAAGAAATTACTTGATAAGataaatgaaattaaaaatccCCCACCGGCCAATTCTGGAAATACACCAAATACTCTCCTTgataagaacaaaaaaatcgAGGAACacgaagaaaaaataaaagaaattgcCAAAACTATTAAATTTAACATTGATAGTTTATTTACTGATCCACTTGAAttagaatattatttaagagaaaaaaataaaaaagttgaTGTAACACCTAAATCACAAGATCCTACGAAATCTGTTCAAATACCAAAAGTTCCTTATCCAAATGGTATTGTATATCCTTTACCACTCACTGATATTCATAATTCATTAGCTGcagataatgataaaaattcaTATGGTGATTTAATGAATCCTCAtactaaagaaaaaattaatgaaaaaattattacagataataaggaaagaaaaatattcattaataacattaaaaaaaaaattgatttagaagaaaaaaacattaatcacacaaaagaacaaaataaaaaattacttGAAGATTATGAAAAGTCAAAAAAGGATTATGAAGAATTACTtgaaaaattttatgaaatgaaatttaataataattttaacaaAGATGTCGTAGATAAAATATTCAGTGcaagatatacatataatgttGAAAAacaaagatataataataaattttcatcCTCTAATAATTCTGTATATAATgttcaaaaattaaaaaaggcTCTTTCATATCTTGAAGATTATTCTTTAAGAAAAGGAATTTCTGAAAAAGATtttaatcattattatactTTGAAAACTGGCCTCGAAgctgatataaaaaaattaacagaAGAAATAAAGAGTAGTGAAAACAAAATTctagaaaaaaattttaaaggaCTAACACATTCAGCAAATGGTTCCTTAGAAGTATCTGATATTGTAAAATTACAAGTACAAAaagttttattaattaaaaaaatagaagaCTTAAGAAAGatagaattatttttaaaaaatgcaCAACTAAAAGATAGTATTCATGTaccaaatatttataaaccaCAAAATAAACCAGAaccatattatttaattgtattaaaaaaagaagtagataaattaaaagaatttataCCAAAAGTAAAAGACATGTTAAAGAAAGAACAAGCTGTCTTATCAAGTATTACACAACCTTTAGTTGCAGCAAGCGAAACAACTGAAGATGGGGGTCACTCCACACACACATTATCCCAATCAGGAGAAACAGAAGTAACAGAAGAAACAGAAGAAACAGAAGAAACAGTAGGACACACAACAACGGTAACAATAACATTACCACCAACACAACCATCACCACCAAAAGAAGTAAAAGTTGTTGAAAATTCAATAGAACATAAGAGTAATGACAATTCACAAGCCTTGACAAAAACAGTTTATCTAAAGAAATTAGATGAATTTTTAactaaatcatatatatgtcataaatatattttagtaTCAAACTCTAGTATGGACCAAAAATTATTAGAGGTATATAATCTTACTccagaagaagaaaatgaattaaaatcATGTGATCCAttagatttattatttaatattcaaaataaCATACCTGCTATGTATTCATTATATGATAGTATGAACAATGATTTACAACATCTcttttttgaattatatcAAAAGgaaatgatttattatttacataaacTAAAAGAGGAAAATCAcatcaaaaaattattagagGAGCAAAAACAAATAACTGGAACATCATCTACATCCAGTCCTGGAAATACAACCGTAAATACTGCTCAATCCGCAACTCACAGTAATTCCCAAAACCAACAATCAAATGCATCCTCTACCAATACCCAAAATGGTGTAGCTGTATCATCTGGTCCTGCTGTAGTTGAAGAAAGTCATGATCCCTTAACAGTATTGTCTATTAGTAACGATTTGAAAGGTATTGTTAGTCTCTTAAATCTTGGAAATAAAACTAAAGTACCTAATCCATTAACCATTTCTACAACAGAGATGGAAAAATTTTATgagaatattttaaaaaataatgataccTATTTTAATGATGATATCAAACAATTCGTAAAATCTAATTCAAAAGTAATTACAGGTTTGACCgaaacacaaaaaaatgcattaaatgatgaaattaaaaaattaaaagatacTTTACAGTTATCatttgatttatataataaatataaattaaaattagatagattatttaataagaaaaaagaacTTGGCCAAGACAAAATGCAAATTAAAAAACTTactttattaaaagaacaaTTAGAATCAAAATTGAATTCACTTAATAACCCACATAATGTATTACAAAACTTTTCTGTTTtctttaacaaaaaaaaagaagctGAAATAGCAGAAACTGAAAACACATTAGAAAacacaaaaatattattgaaaCATTATAAAGGACttgttaaatattataatggtGAATCATCTCCATTAAAAACTTTAAGTGAAGTATCAATTCAAACAGAAGATAATTATGCCAATTTAGAAAAATTTAGAGTATTAAGTAAAATAGATGGAAAACTCAATGATAATTTACATTtaggaaagaaaaaattatcttTCTTATCAAGTGGATTACATCATTTAATTACTGAATTAAAagaagtaataaaaaataaaaattatacagGTAATTCTCCAagtgaaaataataagaaagtTAACGAAGCTTTAAAATCTTACGAAAATTTTCTCCCAGAAGCAAAAGTTACAACAGTTGTAACTCCACCTCAACCAGATGTAACTCCATCTCCATTATCTGTAAGGGTAAGTGGTAGTTCAGGATCCACAAAAGAAGAAACACAAATACCAACTTCAGGCTCTTTATTAACAGAATTACAACAAGTAGTACAATTACAAAATTATGACGAAG is part of the Plasmodium falciparum 3D7 genome assembly, chromosome: 9 genome and harbors:
- a CDS encoding merozoite surface protein 1; this encodes MKIIFFLCSFLFFIINTQCVTHESYQELVKKLEALEDAVLTGYSLFQKEKMVLNEEEITTKGASAQSGASAQSGASAQSGASAQSGASAQSGASAQSGTSGPSGPSGTSPSSRSNTLPRSNTSSGASPPADASDSDAKSYADLKHRVRNYLFTIKELKYPELFDLTNHMLTLCDNIHGFKYLIDGYEEINELLYKLNFYFDLLRAKLNDVCANDYCQIPFNLKIRANELDVLKKLVFGYRKPLDNIKDNVGKMEDYIKKNKTTIANINELIEGSKKTIDQNKNADNEEGKKKLYQAQYDLSIYNKQLEEAHNLISVLEKRIDTLKKNENIKKLLDKINEIKNPPPANSGNTPNTLLDKNKKIEEHEEKIKEIAKTIKFNIDSLFTDPLELEYYLREKNKKVDVTPKSQDPTKSVQIPKVPYPNGIVYPLPLTDIHNSLAADNDKNSYGDLMNPHTKEKINEKIITDNKERKIFINNIKKKIDLEEKNINHTKEQNKKLLEDYEKSKKDYEELLEKFYEMKFNNNFNKDVVDKIFSARYTYNVEKQRYNNKFSSSNNSVYNVQKLKKALSYLEDYSLRKGISEKDFNHYYTLKTGLEADIKKLTEEIKSSENKILEKNFKGLTHSANGSLEVSDIVKLQVQKVLLIKKIEDLRKIELFLKNAQLKDSIHVPNIYKPQNKPEPYYLIVLKKEVDKLKEFIPKVKDMLKKEQAVLSSITQPLVAASETTEDGGHSTHTLSQSGETEVTEETEETEETVGHTTTVTITLPPTQPSPPKEVKVVENSIEHKSNDNSQALTKTVYLKKLDEFLTKSYICHKYILVSNSSMDQKLLEVYNLTPEEENELKSCDPLDLLFNIQNNIPAMYSLYDSMNNDLQHLFFELYQKEMIYYLHKLKEENHIKKLLEEQKQITGTSSTSSPGNTTVNTAQSATHSNSQNQQSNASSTNTQNGVAVSSGPAVVEESHDPLTVLSISNDLKGIVSLLNLGNKTKVPNPLTISTTEMEKFYENILKNNDTYFNDDIKQFVKSNSKVITGLTETQKNALNDEIKKLKDTLQLSFDLYNKYKLKLDRLFNKKKELGQDKMQIKKLTLLKEQLESKLNSLNNPHNVLQNFSVFFNKKKEAEIAETENTLENTKILLKHYKGLVKYYNGESSPLKTLSEVSIQTEDNYANLEKFRVLSKIDGKLNDNLHLGKKKLSFLSSGLHHLITELKEVIKNKNYTGNSPSENNKKVNEALKSYENFLPEAKVTTVVTPPQPDVTPSPLSVRVSGSSGSTKEETQIPTSGSLLTELQQVVQLQNYDEEDDSLVVLPIFGESEDNDEYLDQVVTGEAISVTMDNILSGFENEYDVIYLKPLAGVYRSLKKQIEKNIFTFNLNLNDILNSRLKKRKYFLDVLESDLMQFKHISSNEYIIEDSFKLLNSEQKNTLLKSYKYIKESVENDIKFAQEGISYYEKVLAKYKDDLESIKKVIKEEKEKFPSSPPTTPPSPAKTDEQKKESKFLPFLTNIETLYNNLVNKIDDYLINLKAKINDCNVEKDEAHVKITKLSDLKAIDDKIDLFKNPYDFEAIKKLINDDTKKDMLGKLLSTGLVQNFPNTIISKLIEGKFQDMLNISQHQCVKKQCPENSGCFRHLDEREECKCLLNYKQEGDKCVENPNPTCNENNGGCDADATCTEEDSGSSRKKITCECTKPDSYPLFDGIFCSSSNFLGISFLLILMLILYSFI
- a CDS encoding leucine-rich repeat protein, producing the protein MSNEKGDIKEQNDEEKLNIESVHNDKKENTLFNDIIPQYDYKRIRTNIINEEILIEGINKSCNLKREDIIKDFYYAKVLSLENRDIVLIQNMNLFKNLEELHLNNNFIEDLENLEELINLKILSASNNKIKKIKNLNNLHNLRELNLHNNEIERIENLSNNKKLQILILSNNYIKHMEDIIYLKCLDKLKFLNIMNNPICNIPELQNCVIKNLINIKYFNNIILSSLKKVHKKDIYIHPNDNLTFYRPSINKENEIPKNENSNPYFYIKNNCSDIENYKKNINEAYLYELTTLPDTLFDEKKQPPIFKKIVNYEKIKEIYLTNIENIHLGIIDKILLLNEDRKKCSDLFEEDVENFISQYMLNNIEEYNKLRKRSKKVINSLDTFLDHPKEFENMMMKKCPNDYKKNIEIKNKEQINNSVIKRIEAISKSLNLNIGKDDLLNIVEDKEEETYTTDVTNICTNNNCIYIDKEKYNTIKIYIENNIKENIFFRDKLINEELMNIVSLNNLIEIFKTNISKIIKRINDNITDYFKKLDELEENFNTQILNFFSEVKNNDHLSIVLSEDEINEYYSYKNYRSNIMNNLEDYISSSYNKAGSILIEEKKKHLFLQSRERIEEIGKIVNIYNDLFYSYLYIIRVQ